The following coding sequences are from one Sciurus carolinensis chromosome 11, mSciCar1.2, whole genome shotgun sequence window:
- the Numa1 gene encoding nuclear mitotic apparatus protein 1 isoform X2 — protein MTLHATRAAALLSWVNSLHVADPVEAVPQLQDCSVFIKIINNIHNTEEGQQILKQLVPERLNFVCSFLQKNRKHRSSPECPVSVQKVMEGSELELAKITMLLLYHSTMNSKSPRDWEQFEYRIQAELAVILKFMLDHEDGLNLTEDLENFLEKAPVSSTCSSTISEELSPVSHQAKREVRFLELQKVASSSSGNNFLSGSPASPMGDILQTPQFQMRRLKKQLADERNNRDELELELAESRKLLTEKDAQIAMMQQRIDRLTLLNEKQAACPLEPRELEELRGKNENLTMRLHETLKQCQDLKTEKSQMDRKMNQLSEENGDLSFKLREFASHLQQLQGALNELTEEHSKATREWVEKQACLEKELSTTLQDKKCLEEKNEILQGKLSQLEERLAQLQENPPQEKGEVLGDVLQLETLKQEAASLAANNTQLQARVETLESEQGKQEAQLLAERGRFEEEKQQLASLIADLQSSISNLGQAKEELEQASQAQGARLTAQVASLTTELTTLNATLQQQDQELANLKQQAQKEQAQVAQVLQQREQASQDLRHQVEQLSSSLKQKEQQLEEAAKEQEATRLDHAQQLATAAEAREAFLRERDKALQQLEALEKEKAASLDFLQEQLHAASEAWDSAQVSLTQAQREKVELSQKVEELHAQIEAVHQDRREVQAQVASLEAQLKAEQQKATERERVAQEKGQLQEQLQALEESLKITKANLEEEKRRATNAREEQQRCISELEAKSRNLVEQHKQERKELEEEKAGRKGLEARLQQLRETHQAETEALRQELAEATASQRRAEGECEQLVKEVATWRERFEESQQEEAQYGAMFQEQLMTLKEECEKARQELQEAKEKVAGIEAHSELQLGRQQSELTQLHANLARALQQVQEKEVRAQKLADDLSALQEKMAATSKEVARLEALVRKAGEQQETASRELLKEPPRTGDRESEWPEEQQGRQFCSTQAALKAMEREAEQMGSELERLRVALMESQGQQQEERGQQEREVARLTQERGRAQADLALEKAAKAELEMRLQNALNEQRVEFATLQEALAHALAEKEGKDQELAKLRGQEAAQRTELKELQETMEQLKAQLAKKEKEHQRPVGMASGEDASGPGAQLKAAGEKESSGPEVEALRAEVSKLEQQCRQQQEKADDLARSLESERASRAERDRALETLRGELEEKARELGHSQATSASVQRELTTLRTKAQDHSKAEEEWKAQVARSQQEAERKSSLISSLEEEVSILNRQVLEKEGESKELKRLVIAESEKSQKLEERLRLLQAETASSSARAAERSSALREEVQSLREEVEKQRVASENLRQELASQAERAEELGQELKAWQEKFFQKEQALSALQLEHTSTQALVSELLPAKHLCQQLQAEQAAAEKRHREELEQSKQAAGGLRAELMRAQRELGELGPLRQKVAEQDRVAQQLRAEKASYAEQLSMLKKAHGLLAEENRGLGERANLGRQFLEVELDQAREKYVQELAAVRADAETRLTEMQQEAQNTARELEVMTAKYEGAKVKVLEERQRFQEERQKLTAQVEELSKKLADYDQASKVQQQKLKAFQAQGGESQQEAQRLQAQVNELQAQLSQKEQAAEHYKQQMEKAKTHYDAKKQQNQELQEQLRGLEQLQKENKELRAEVERLGRELQQAGLKTKESEQTCRHLTAQVRSLEAQVAHADQQLRDLGKFQVATDTLKSREPQAKPQLDLSIDSLDLSCEEGTPLSISSKLPRTQPDGTSIPGEPASPISQRLPSKVESLESLYFTPIPARGQAPLESSLDSLGDVFLDSGRKTRSARRRTTQIINITMTKKLDVEEPDSANSSFYSTQSAPASQANLRPASSTQSLPSLGSPDDSNSALLSLPGYRPTTRSSARRSQARVSSGAPPGRNSFYMGTCQDEPEQLDDWNRIAELQQRNRVCPPHLKTCYPLESRPSLSLGTITDEEMKTGDPRETLRRASMQPTQIAESTGITTRQQRKRVSLETHQGPGTPESKKATSCFPRPMTPRDRHEGRKQSTTEVQKKAPAVFKQADRRQSMAFSILNTPKKLGNSLLRRGASKKAQSKASPNTRSGTRRSPRIATTTASAATASAVAATTATPRAKGKAKH, from the exons GTGAATAGTCTGCATGTGGCTGACCCCGTGGAGGCCGTGCCTCAGCTCCAGGACTGCAGTGTCTTCATCAAGATCATTAACAATAT CCACAACACTGAAGAGGGGCAGCAAATCCTGAAGCAGCTGGTTCCAGAGAGATTGAACTTTGTGTGCAGTTTTCTGCAGA AAAATCGAAAACATCGCTCTTCTCCAGAATGCCCGGTGTCTGTGCAGAAGGTGATGGAGGGGTCAGAGCTGGAACTGGCCAAG ATAACCATGCTACTGTTATACCACTCGACTATGAACTCCAAAAGCCCCCGGGACTGGGAACAATTTGAATATAGGATTCAG GCTGAGTTAGCTGTCATTCTTAAGTTTATGCTGGACCATGAGGATGGGCTAAACCTTACTGAGGACCTAGAGAACTTCTTGGAGAAAG CTCCTGTCTCTTCCACctgttccagcaccatttctgAAGAGCTTTCCCCAGTGAGCCACCAGGCCAAGAGGGAGGTTCGCTTCTTAGAGCTACAGAAGGTTGCCTCCTCTTCTAGTGGGAACAA ctTCCTCTCAGGTTCTCCAGCCTCTCCCATGGGTGACATACTGCAGACCCCACAGTTCCAGATGAGACGGTTGAAGAAGCAGCTTGCAGATGAGAGAAACAATAGGGATGAGCTGGAGCTGGAGTTGGCTGAGAGCCGCAAGCTCCTAACCGAGAAGG ATGCACAGATCGCCATGATGCAGCAGCGCATTGACCGCCTTACTCTGCTGAATGAGAAGCAGGCAGCCTGCCCTCTGGAGCCCAGGGAGCttgaggagctgcgtggcaaaaATGAGAA CCTCACCATGCGGCTGCATGAGACTCTGAAGCAGTGCCAGGATCTGAAGACGGAAAAGAGCCAGATGGATCGAAAGATGAACCAGCTTTCTGAGGAGAATGGGGACCTTTCTTTTAAG CTGCGGGAGTTTGCCAGTCACCTGCAGCAACTGCAGGGGGCCCTCAACGAACTGACAGAGGAGCACAGCAAGGCCACTCGGGAATGGGTGGAGAAGCAGGCCTGTCTCGAGAAGGAGCTCAGCACAACCCTGCAGGACAAG AAATGTcttgaagagaagaatgaaatccttCAGGGAAAACTTTCACAGCTGGAAGAACGTTTGGCCCAGCTGCAGGAGAACCCGCCCCAGGAGAAGGGCGAGGTGTTAGGTGATGTCTTGCAG CTGGAAACCCTGAAGCAAGAAGCAGCCTCTCTTGCTGCAAATAACACCCAGCTCCAAGCCAGAGTGGAAACGCTGGAGAGTGAGCAGGGCAAGCAGGAAGCCCAACTGCTGGCTGAGCGGGGCCGctttgaagaagaaaagcagCAGCTGGCCAGCTTGATTGCCGACCTGCAGAGCTCCATCTCCAACCTTGGCCAGGCCAAAGAGGAGCTAGAGCAGGCCTCTCAGGCTCAGGGGGCCCGGCTAACTGCCCAGGTGGCCTCTCTGACTACAGAGCTTACCACACTGAATGCCACCCTACAGCAGCAGGATCAAGAACTGGCCAACCTGAAGCAACAGGCCCAAAAGGAGCAGGCCCAGGTAGCACAGGTCCTCCAACAGCGAGAGCAGGCCTCCCAGGACCTCCGCCACCAGGTGGAGCAGCTGAGCAGCAGCCTGAAGCAGAAGGAGCAGCAGTTGGAAGAGGCAGCCAAGGAGCAGGAGGCGACCAGGCTGGACCATGCTCAGCAACTGGCAACTGCTGCTGAGGCACGAGAGGCCTTCTTAAGGGAGCGGGATAAGGCTCTTCAGCAGCTGGAGGCATTGGAGAAGGAGAAAGCTGCCAGTCTAGATTTTCTGCAGGAGCAACTTCACGCTGCTAGTGAAGCTTGGGACAGTGCCCAGGTCTCACTGACACAGGCCCAACGGGAAAAGGTAGAGCTAAGCCAAAAGGTGGAGGAACTCCATGCTCAAATTGAGGCAGTCCATCAAGACCGGCGTGAGGTCCAGGCCCAGGTGGCATCACTTGAGGCCCAGCTGAAGGCTGAGCAACAAAAAGCCACTGAGAGAGAGAGGGTGGCCCAGGAGAAGGGACAACTCCAAGAGCAGCTTCAGGCCCTTGAGGAGTCCTTGAAGATCACTAAGGCCAACCtcgaagaggagaagcgcagggCCACAAACGCCCGAGAGGAGCAGCAGCGCTGCATCTCTGAGCTGGAGGCAAAGTCCCGAAACCTGGTGGAGCAGCATAAGCAGGAACGGAAGGAGCTTGAAGAAGAGAAGGCTGGGCGTAAGGGTCTGGAGGCCCGATTACAACAGCTTAGGGAGACCCATCAGGCTGAGACTGAAGCCCTACGGCAGGAGCTGGCAGAGGCTACGGCTTCCCAGCGCAGGGCTGAGGGTGAGTGTGAGCAGCTTGTGAAGGAGGTAGCTACCTGGCGGGAGCGATTTGAGGAAAGTCAGCAAGAGGAAGCACAGTATGGTGCCATGTTCCAGGAACAGCTAATGACCCTGAAGGAGGAGTGTGAGAAGGCACGCCAGGagctgcaggaagcaaaggaaaaggTGGCAGGAATAGAGGCCCACAGTGAGCTCCAGCTTGGCCGACAGCAGAGTGAGCTGACCCAGCTCCATGCCAACCTGGCTAGGGCCCTTCAGCAGGTCCAGGAGAAGGAAGTCAGGGCCCAGAAGCTGGCAGATGACCTCTCTGCTTTGCAGGAGAAGATGGCTGCTACTAGCAAGGAGGTGGCCCGCCTGGAGGCCTTGGTGCGCAAGGCGGGTGAGCAGCAGGAAACAGCCTCCCGTGAGTTACTGAAGGAACCCCCGAGGACTGGAGACAGAGAGTCTGAGTGGCCAGAAGAACAGCAGGGACGGCAGTTCTGCAGCACACAGGCGGCACTGAAGGCCATGGAGCGGGAGGCTGAACAAATGGGCAGTGAGCTGGAGAGGCTGCGGGTTGCACTGATGGAGAGCCAGggccagcagcaggaggagcgTGGGCAGCAGGAGAGGGAAGTAGCACGGCTGACCCAGGAGCGGGGCCGGGCCCAAGCTGACCTTGCCCTGGAGAAGGCAGCCAAGGCTGAGCTTGAGATGCGGCTGCAGAATGCCCTCAATGAGCAGCGTGTGGAGTTTGCTACCCTGCAAGAGGCACTGGCCCACGCCCTGGCAGAAAAGGAAGGCAAAGACCAGGAGCTGGCCAAGCTTCGTGGACAGGAGgcagcccagagaacagagctgaAGGAGCTTCAGGAAACCATGGAGCAACTGAAGGCACAGCTGGCTAAGAAGGAAAAGGAGCACCAGCGGCCTGTAGGCATGGCCAGTGGAGAAGATGCTTCTGGTCCAGGAGCCCAGTTGAAGGCTGCTGGAGAGAAAGAGTCATCAGGCCCTGAGGTGGAGGCTCTGCGGGCAGAGGTGAGCAAGCTGGAGCAGCAGTGCCGGCAGCAGCAGGAGAAGGCTGATGATCTGGCACGCAGCCTGGAGTCTGAGCGTGCTTCCAGGGCTGAGCGGGACAGAGCCCTGGAGACTCTGAGGGGCGAGTTGGAGGAGAAGGCCCGGGAGCTGGGGCATAGTCAGGCCACCTCAGCTTCAGTCCAGAGGGAGTTGACCACCCTCCGCACCAAGGCCCAAGACCACAGCAAGGCTGAGGAGGAGTGGAAGGCCCAGGTGGCCCGGAGCCAGCAGGAGGCAGAAAGGAAAAGCAGCCTCATCagcagcctggaggaggaggtgtccATCCTGAACCGCCAGGTcctggagaaggagggggagagcaAGGAGTTGAAGCGACTGGTTATTGCCGAGTCAGAGAAGAGCCAAAAGCTGGAAGAGAGGCTGCGCCTGCTCCAGGCAGAGACAGCCAGCAGCAGTGCCAGAGCTGCAGAACGCAGCTCTGCTCTTCGAGAGGAGGTGCAGAGCCTCCGGGAGGAGGTGGAGAAACAGCGCGTGGCCTCTGAGAACCTGCGGCAGGAGCTGGCCTCACAGGCAGAGCGAGCTGAGGAGTTGGGCCAAGAATTGAAGGCATGGCAGGAGAAGTTCTTCCAGAAGGAGCAGGCCCTCTCTGCCTTGCAGCTGGAGCATACCAGCACACAGGCCCTAGTGAGCGAGCTGCTGCCCGCCAAGCACCTCTGCCAGCAGCTGCAGGCTGAGCAGGCAGCTGCTGAGAAGCGCCACCGGGAGGAGCTAGAGCAGAGCAAGCAGGCAGCTGGTGGGCTTCGGGCAGAGCTGATGCGGGCCCAGCGGGAGCTTGGGGAGCTGGGGCCTCTGCGGCAGAAGGTGGCAGAACAGGATCGTGTAGCCCAGCAATTGCGGGCAGAGAAGGCCAGCTACGCAGAGCAACTGAGCATGCTGAAGAAGGCTCATGGTCTTCTGGCAGAGGAGAACCGGGGTCTGGGTGAGCGGGCCAACCTTGGCCGGCAGTTTTTAGAAGTGGAGCTGGACCAGGCCCGGGAGAAATATGTGCAAGAGTTGGCAGCTGTGCGTGCTGATGCTGAGACCCGTCTGACTGAAATGCAGCAGGAAGCACAGAACACTGCCCGGGAGCTAGAGGTGATGACGGCCAAGTATGAGGGTGCCAAGGTGAAGGTCCTAGAGGAAAGGCAGCGATTCCAGGAAGAGAGGCAGAAACTTACTGCCCAG GTAGAAGAACTGAGTAAGAAACTGGCTGACTATGACCAAGCCAGCAAGGTGCAGCAGCAGAAGCTGAAG GCTTTCCAGGCCCAGGGAGGTGAGAGCCAGCAGGAGGCCCAGCGCCTCCAGGCCCAGGTGAACGAACTGCAGGCCCAGTTGAGCCAGAAGGAACAAGCGGCTGAGCACTACAAGCAGCAG ATGGAGAAAGCCAAGACCCATTATGATGCCAAGAAGCAGCAGAATCAAGAGCTGCAGGAGCAGTTACGGGGCCTGGAACAGCTGCAGAAGGAGAACAAGGAGCTGCGGGCGGAGGTTGAACGCCTGGGTCGTGAGCTGCAGCAGGCTGGGCTGAAGACCAAGGAGTCTGAACAGACGTGCCGCCACCTTACTGCCCAGGTGCGCAGCCTGGAGGCACAG gtCGCCCACGCAGACCAACAGCTTCGAGACCTGGGTAAATTCCAAGTGGCAACTGACACCCTGAAGAGCCGTGAGCCCCAGGCTAAACCCCAGCTGGACTTGAGTATTGACAGCCTGGATCTGAGCTGTGAGGAGGGGACCCCTCTCAGTATCAGCAG CAAGCTGCCTCGTACCCAGCCAGATGGCACAAGCATCCCTGGAGAGCCAGCCTCACCCATCTCCCAGCGCTTGCCCTCCAAGGTGGAATCCCTGGAGAGTCTCTACTTCACCCCCATCCCTGCTCGGGGTCAGGCCCCTCTGGAGAGCAGCCTAGACTCCCTGGGGGATGTCTTCTTGGACTCTGGCCGTAAGACCCGGTCGGCTCGCCGGCGTACCACACAAATCATCAACATTACCATGACTAAG AAGCTAGATGTGGAGGAACCAGACAGTGCCAATTCATCCTTCTACAGTACACAGTCCGCCCCTGCTTCCCAGGCCAACCTGCGGCCTGCCTCCTCAACCCAATCTCTACCCAGCCTGGGCTCTCCTGATGACAGCAACTCAGCTCTGCTTAGCCTGCCTGGTTACAGGCCCACCACTCGCAGCTCTGCTCGCCGCTCCCAGGCCAGGGTGTCCAGTGGGGCCCCACCAG GAAGGAACAGCTTCTACATGGGTACTTGCCAGGATGAGCCCGAGCAGCTGGATGACTGGAACCGCATTGCAGAATTACAACAGCGCAACCGAGTATGCCCCCCACACTTGAAGACCTGCTATCCCCTGGAGTCCAGG CCTTCCTTGAGCCTGGGCACCATCacagatgaagagatgaaaaCCGGAGACCCCCGGGAGACCTTGCGCCGAGCCAGCATGCAGCCAACCCAGATTGCTGAGAGCACTGGTATCACCACACGGCAGCAGCGCAAACGGGTCTCTTTAGAGACCCACCAGGGCCCTGGCACCCCCGAG TCCAAGAAGGCTACCAGCTGTTTCCCACGCCCCATGACTCCCCGGGACCGACATGAAGGGCGCAAACAGAGCACTACTGAGGTCCAGAAAAAAGCTCCAGCTGTTTTTAAACAG GCTGACCGACGTCAGTCAATGGCCTTCAGCATCCTCAACACACCTAAGAAGCTGGGAAATAGTCTTCTGCGACGAGGAGCCTCAAAGAAGGCCCAGTCCAAGGCCTCCCCAAACACCCGCAGTGGAACCCGCCGCTCTCCACGCATTGCCACCACCACAGCCAGCGCTGCCACTGCTTCTGCCGTtgctgccaccactgccaccCCTCGGGCCAAGGGCAAG GCAAAGCACTAA